One genomic window of Gossypium hirsutum isolate 1008001.06 chromosome D11, Gossypium_hirsutum_v2.1, whole genome shotgun sequence includes the following:
- the LOC107912661 gene encoding choline-phosphate cytidylyltransferase 1 isoform X1, producing the protein MNNDNNSHNPDSGRPVRVYADGIYDLFHFGHARSLEQAKKSFPNTYLLVGCCNDETTHKYKGKTVMTEAERYESLRHCRWVDEVIPDAPWVINQEFLDAYNIDYVAHDSLPYADASGAANDVYEFVKAAGKFKETQRTEGISTSDIIMRIIKDYNQYVIRNLDRGYSRKDLGVSFVKEKRLRVNMRLKKLREKVKEHQERVGEKIQTVAMHRNEWVGNADRWVAGCNELVENADRWLAGFLEVFEEGFHKMGAAIRERIAEHLMRQQSRDSAFLLELSDGNEDEEYYYDEDEEEADGDNEEYYDEDEYYDQKDEKNEKKEEENKQTIASTVGFEWKSFNL; encoded by the exons ATGAACAACGATAACAACTCCCATAATCCCGACTCCGGTCGCCCTGTCCGCGTCTACGCTGATGGGATCTACGATCTTTTCCACTTCGGCCATGCTCGCTCCCTCGAACAAGCCAAGAAATC gTTTCCCAATACATATTTATTGGTTGGATGTTGCAATGATGAAACAACCCACAAGTATAAAGGTAAAACTGTTATGACCGAAGCAGAGCGCTATGAATCCCTTCGCCATTGCAG GTGGGTTGATGAAGTCATTCCTGATGCACCGTGGGTGATCAATCAAGAATTTCTTGATGCATACAATATTGACTATGTGGCTCATGATTCCCTTCC CTATGCTGATGCCAGTGGAGCTGCGAATGATGTGTATGAGTTT GTTAAAGCAGCCGGAAAGTTCAAGGAAACTCAACGAACCGAAGGGATTTCAACGTCAGATATTATAATGAGAATTATTAAAGATTATAACCAGTATGTGATACGTAACTTGGACCGTGGATATTCGAGGAAAGATCTTGGAGTTAGCTTTGTAAAG GagaagagattgagagtgaacaTGAGATTGAAGAAACTACGTGAAAAAGTAAAGGAACACCAAGAAAGGGTAGGAGAAAAG ATACAAACTGTTGCCATGCATCGTAACGAGTGGGTGGGAAACGCTGACCGCTGGGTTGCCGGATGTAATGAGTTGGTGGAAAATGCTGATCGCTGGCTTGCCGGATTTCTTGAGGTGTTCGAAGAAGGTTTCCACAAAATG GGCGCTGCAATCAGAGAACGAATAGCAGAACATTTGATGAGGCAACAATCAAGGGATTCTGCATTTTTGCTGGAACTTAGTGATGGAAATGAAGATGAGGAATATTATTATGATGAAGATGAAGAGGAAGCTGACGGTGATAATGAGGAATACTATGACGAGGATGAATATTATGACCAGAAAGacgagaaaaatgaaaagaaggaagaagaaaacaaaCAAACTATTGCTTCTACTGTAGGGTTTGAGTGGAAAAGCTTCAACCTGTAA
- the LOC107912661 gene encoding choline-phosphate cytidylyltransferase 1 isoform X2, with product MNNDNNSHNPDSGRPVRVYADGIYDLFHFGHARSLEQAKKSFPNTYLLVGCCNDETTHKYKGKTVMTEAERYESLRHCRWVDEVIPDAPWVINQEFLDAYNIDYVAHDSLPYADASGAANDVYEFVKAAGKFKETQRTEGISTSDIIMRIIKDYNQYVIRNLDRGYSRKDLGVSFVKEKRLRVNMRLKKLREKVKEHQERVGEKFWLSPLLIFTTNDHYNIHYVHNCGKLDVTTIYKLLPCIVTSGWETLTAGLPDVMSWWKMLIAGLPDFLRCSKKVSTKWALQSENE from the exons ATGAACAACGATAACAACTCCCATAATCCCGACTCCGGTCGCCCTGTCCGCGTCTACGCTGATGGGATCTACGATCTTTTCCACTTCGGCCATGCTCGCTCCCTCGAACAAGCCAAGAAATC gTTTCCCAATACATATTTATTGGTTGGATGTTGCAATGATGAAACAACCCACAAGTATAAAGGTAAAACTGTTATGACCGAAGCAGAGCGCTATGAATCCCTTCGCCATTGCAG GTGGGTTGATGAAGTCATTCCTGATGCACCGTGGGTGATCAATCAAGAATTTCTTGATGCATACAATATTGACTATGTGGCTCATGATTCCCTTCC CTATGCTGATGCCAGTGGAGCTGCGAATGATGTGTATGAGTTT GTTAAAGCAGCCGGAAAGTTCAAGGAAACTCAACGAACCGAAGGGATTTCAACGTCAGATATTATAATGAGAATTATTAAAGATTATAACCAGTATGTGATACGTAACTTGGACCGTGGATATTCGAGGAAAGATCTTGGAGTTAGCTTTGTAAAG GagaagagattgagagtgaacaTGAGATTGAAGAAACTACGTGAAAAAGTAAAGGAACACCAAGAAAGGGTAGGAGAAAAG TTTTGGCTCTCACCATTGCTGATATTCACCACAAATGACCATTATAACATTCATTACGTCCATAACTGCGGAAAGCTTGATGTGACCACAAT ATACAAACTGTTGCCATGCATCGTAACGAGTGGGTGGGAAACGCTGACCGCTGGGTTGCCGGATGTAATGAGTTGGTGGAAAATGCTGATCGCTGGCTTGCCGGATTTCTTGAGGTGTTCGAAGAAGGTTTCCACAAAATG GGCGCTGCAATCAGAGAACGAATAG